AGGTCCGGTGGTTTGGACAGCAGCGAAGTGCGACGCTTGCAAGTGCTGGAAGAGAAGAACCGTCGCCTGAAGCAGCTGGTGGCCAATCCGAGCCTGGACAAGCACATGCTCCAGGAGGTGCTGGCAAAAAAGCTCTAAGGCCTGATTGTCGCCGGAAGCGGGTGAACCACTTGCGGTTTTTCCCTGGCGATGGCGGACAAACTCAGAAAATTAAGGTAAAGGCAAATGATATTGCTCTGACCGAGTGTCATCACTTTGTCGCGATCACTTCAGCGATCAAATCACGGGTAACCTGCACCACCTCGGTGGCACTCGACGCTCTGCTGCAAATATATTCCTCCGGCAAGCCGATCTGGCACCGCTGAAATATTTGGTTGAGCCCTTCGAATTCTGCTACCTTGTAATACGCATCACCCCTGGATTGCCGGGTTCGGACAGGTAAGTCTATATTGATCCTACTAATGTGGGGCTGTGGCCTCCTGTTCTATCAGTGCCGGGTTGGGCACCGCATTGGGGAAGCACTCATAAACGGCGGAGACAACCCGCTGCCTCCAGTCAAAGTATTTGGGGATCTTCCACTCCCTATGGGGATGAACCGCATTGGTTAGCAGGACGACGATCATCTGGCTGTCAGGATCGACCCACAGGGAAATGCCGGTGAAACCGGTATGTCCGAAGCTGTTACTGCTGGCGTAGATTCCGCACGATTCTTCTCCGGGGGGACTATCCCAACCCAGGCAGCGAGAGCTGCCCTCCAGCACGTTGGCCCGCTGGGTGAACAGCTCCACCGTCTCCGGCTGGAAAATCACCGAGTCCCGGTATACTCCACCGTTCAACATCATCTGGGAGAAAATGGCCAGATCGTTCGCCGTAGAAAACAGTCCCGCGTTCCCTGACACGCCCCCAATGCTGTAGGCGTTCTCGTCGTGGACCACCCCTTTCACCAGCGTGTGGCGATAGATAGTATCCACCTCCGTCGGTACGACGCGTTTGAAACGGGTGACCGGGGGATTGTAATAGGTGGAATTCATGCCCAGCCGCTGAAAGATGCTGTCCTGGACGAATTGGTCCAGTGGCTGACTGGTAACTTTCTCCACGATCTTACCCAGCGTAATGAAGCCCTTGCAGGAGTATGCGTACTGTGTCCCGGGCGGGGCAACCAGGGGCAAGGCATACATGCTGTTTAACCGTTCTTCTGCGGTCTTGCCCATCAGGTAGACAGGTTGCCATTCTGGCCATCCGGAAGTGTGGGTGAGCAGGTGCCGGACGGTCACCTGGGACTTCATCCGGGTCTGTTCGGGGTCGGGGCCTCGAAAGCCGGGCAGGTAGGAGACCACCTTGTCATCCAGACCCAGTTGGCCCAGCTCAACCAGTTTCATCACCGCGGATGTGGTAGCCACTGTCTTAGTGACCGAGGCCAAGTCAAAAATGTCACCTCGGGTGGTGGGATGCTGCTTCTCATAGGTGTGAAATCCGAAGGCCTCGTGGATGAATATCTTGCCGTTTCTGGCCGCCAGGAGCACGCCACCGGGCCAGGCCGTATCCTCCACTGTAGCTTCCAACATAGGTCGGATGTGCGATATATCGGCTCCGACTTCCTCCGGTAGCGCACGCACCACGTGCGGAGGGGGCGGCGGCGGTTCTTCCATCTCCAGAGGATTCTCTGGCAGCTGGACGCCGGTACCGATCTCGGCCACACCCGGGATGGTAATAGGCAGGCGGCCGGAGATGGCCGTCTCCCCCAGCAGCGCCCCGGCCAGGGCCCGCTGCATCAGGCCGCTGTAATGGTAGGCCGCCAGATAGGCCGGCACCTCGGGGAAAGCCTGGATTAGGTAGGGCGTGCCGAAACTGGTCACAATCAACCGGTCGGTGCGTTCGCGCAGGGCCTTGACAAACTGCACCTGATGGTCCGGCAGGAAGATGCGGTCCTTACGTACACCGAGGCTGCAGAAAGCGTTGAGCACCACCCGGCCCGATTCAGGGATGGACGCCACTACCGACTCATAGTACTCGGGCGGGTCCGATTCGTCCAGCTGCAGGGGCTGGACCGGCAGGCCGCTGTACATCAGTCCACGGGTCACCAGCGTCAGGCTATGGTTGTACGGGTAATCGTACAGGTCAATGACATACACGGTGTCATCCTCGGTGGTAGCCCGGAGCGGCACCAGGTCGCCTTCGTTTTTCACCAGCGTGATCGCGTCGGCCGCGATTTCATTCACAATCTGCTGGAACTCGGGATTCCCCACCAGCTTGTAGGCCTGTTCCTGGCTGGTGTAGCGATTCCTGTGCAGACCTACCTTCTCCTTCAACATCAGCATCTTCAGGGCTGCCTCGTTGATGCGATCCTCGCTGATCAAGCCGTCACGAACCGCTTTCTCTACAATGTCTATAGACCTGCGTAGGTTATAAGTCTTAATAATAATAATATCATTCCCGGCGTTGATAGCCTCGATGAGGGCGTAGGCATCCGTATAGTTCTGGGTAACCCCGCCCATATCCATGGCATCGGTGATCACAACACCCTTGAAACCGAGCTGCTTGCGCAGCACTTCGGTTGTCCAGAATTTCGAGAGGGTTGCCGGTGTTTCAGCATGGGGCTGGTAATCCGGCGCGCGTATGTGCGCCGTCATTACAAGATCGATACCTTCCTCGATAGCAGCGATAAAAGGTGGTAGCTCCACAGACCATAATCGGGCAGAATCACTGGGGATGACAGCCAGGTTGGAGTGGGAATCGGTCTCGGTGGCGGCGGGACCGGGGAAATGCTTAGCGGTACCCAGCATACCGTTATCCCGCATACCCCGGATAAATGCTCTAGAGAATTCGATCACCTTTTGTGGATCCTCGCCGTAGGAGCGAGTGTTGATGATCGGATTGGCCGGATTGTTGTTCACGTCTACAACCGGCATCAGGTTCAAGTGTATGCCCACCGCCTTGCCTTCCAGGGCGGTAATCCGTCCCGTCTGATAGGCATACTCAGGATTCCCGGTGGCACCGACGGCCATGAGTACTGGTAGATCGGTCGAACCCGGGAAACGCTGCCCTACCCCCCGCTCGATGTCGGCATCAAACAGGATGGGAACCCTGGACAGCTTCTGCAAACGGTTCATCATGGTAAGCGAGCTGCTCACATCGCCGCGGCTGAGATGGATCCCTCCGATCCCATCACTCTGAATCAGATCTACGAGCTCCTGCCATTCCTCGGACTCGTCATTCAAGAAACTCATACTCATAGCGTGAAAGAGCATCATCTGGGCGATTTTCTCCCGGAGGGTGAGTTTCTTGAGGGTTGCCCGTGCCCAGGCACCCTCGCCGCCCAGAACTGCCAGTGAAGCGCAGCTCGTGAAGAGAAGCATCATCACGGTTATGATGGTAATGGGTTTAGCCAGGAAATTAATGCGTTTCATGGATATACCTTTTATTCGGTTGATGAGATATAAGGAATTTGCGCATCTAGAGCTTCGATGTCGCATCTAGAGCATTGATTTCGATTGAAGAAATATAGCGAATTTACACATCCAGAGCATTGATGCACGAGTATTAGGATCTAGGGTTAGCTACGCATGCGCGGCTGAGAGTGAGTGCTGGATTTCCAGGGCGCAGTCCACAGCATCCACGGCGCTGGTAACAGAAGACAGAGTTCCCTTGCTAATCTCTTTATGCCACCCTCGCCGCGGAACCGCGGGATGAGGGGCTTGAGGAGTTCGCGGTTGTGTTTGAGGAGCTGGTGATCCTTCTCCTCATCCTTCAACATCAGGACGGTGTAACCCACGATGTCGGCGAGCTAGCGCCTTTGGCCTTCGTAAAAATTATTTGGATGATCACGTGGCCAATATTAATAAAAGGGCATCTAGATGCAACAGAAACCGGACCGGGTGGGCGGTGCACCCGGCTGCTAGTACCCCGCAGCGTGTCCGTCTTTACGGGACTCGGACGCGCCGTAGTACACCTGGTTTTTCTGGTCCCACATGATCGCCTGGTAGCCTCCAAAGAGTCCCACTACCCTTGTCAGGCGGTGTCCCCGGCGGATCAGATCCCGCTCCATCTCATAGGGGAACCCGGACTCCAGATGTACAGCTCCCCCGTCGGTCATCACCTCGCCGGTGGGCTCCGACGAGCCAGAATGGATGAAGCGAAGGGCGTCGCCGGCTTCCTGAAGATTCATACCGAAGTCCACCAGGTTGATCACGATCTGAGCGTGCATCTGGGGCTGGGTGGCGCCCCCCATCACGCCGAAGCTGATCCAGGGCTTGCCGTTTTTCGTAATGAAGGCGGGGATAATAGTATGGAAGGGGCGCTTGCCGGGAGCGTAGCTGTTAGGCCGGTCAGGGTTCAGATCGAACCGCTCGCCCCGGTCCTGGAGCATGAAACCCAGACCGTCGGGGACCATTCCCGAACCCATGCCCCGACAATTGCTCTGGATCAGGCTCACCATGTTCCCCTCGCCGTCGGCCACGGTCAGGTAAACGGTATCGCCGTGGCGGAGGGCTTTGTTACCTGCCTCGTAGCTGAGGGCAGCCTGTTGAGGGTCAACAAGACGCTGGCGTTCCCGGGCATATCGTTTCGAGATCAGTGTCTTAACCGGTATGTCGGCAAAGGCCGG
The nucleotide sequence above comes from Candidatus Neomarinimicrobiota bacterium. Encoded proteins:
- a CDS encoding glycoside hydrolase family 3 N-terminal domain-containing protein → MKRINFLAKPITIITVMMLLFTSCASLAVLGGEGAWARATLKKLTLREKIAQMMLFHAMSMSFLNDESEEWQELVDLIQSDGIGGIHLSRGDVSSSLTMMNRLQKLSRVPILFDADIERGVGQRFPGSTDLPVLMAVGATGNPEYAYQTGRITALEGKAVGIHLNLMPVVDVNNNPANPIINTRSYGEDPQKVIEFSRAFIRGMRDNGMLGTAKHFPGPAATETDSHSNLAVIPSDSARLWSVELPPFIAAIEEGIDLVMTAHIRAPDYQPHAETPATLSKFWTTEVLRKQLGFKGVVITDAMDMGGVTQNYTDAYALIEAINAGNDIIIIKTYNLRRSIDIVEKAVRDGLISEDRINEAALKMLMLKEKVGLHRNRYTSQEQAYKLVGNPEFQQIVNEIAADAITLVKNEGDLVPLRATTEDDTVYVIDLYDYPYNHSLTLVTRGLMYSGLPVQPLQLDESDPPEYYESVVASIPESGRVVLNAFCSLGVRKDRIFLPDHQVQFVKALRERTDRLIVTSFGTPYLIQAFPEVPAYLAAYHYSGLMQRALAGALLGETAISGRLPITIPGVAEIGTGVQLPENPLEMEEPPPPPPHVVRALPEEVGADISHIRPMLEATVEDTAWPGGVLLAARNGKIFIHEAFGFHTYEKQHPTTRGDIFDLASVTKTVATTSAVMKLVELGQLGLDDKVVSYLPGFRGPDPEQTRMKSQVTVRHLLTHTSGWPEWQPVYLMGKTAEERLNSMYALPLVAPPGTQYAYSCKGFITLGKIVEKVTSQPLDQFVQDSIFQRLGMNSTYYNPPVTRFKRVVPTEVDTIYRHTLVKGVVHDENAYSIGGVSGNAGLFSTANDLAIFSQMMLNGGVYRDSVIFQPETVELFTQRANVLEGSSRCLGWDSPPGEESCGIYASSNSFGHTGFTGISLWVDPDSQMIVVLLTNAVHPHREWKIPKYFDWRQRVVSAVYECFPNAVPNPALIEQEATAPH